The Streptomyces sp. ICC1 DNA window GCGGGCCGCCCGCGGCATCCTCGCCCGGCTGCGCGCGGCGACGGCCGCCCCGGAGGAACTCCCGGAGCGGCCGCCCGTGCTCGCTTTCGCCGCCGCCGACTTCTCGGCGGCCGACGCCCCCGTCGTCAGGCTCCCCGCGTAGGCGGCCGCCGCATCGTCCAGCCGGCGGCCGCCGCGCCCAGCGCGGCGAGCGCGGTGAGCAGGAAGACCCCCCGCCAGTGCTCACCGGTACCGGCGCCCGCACCCGTACCGGTGAGCAGGGCGGCCGTGGCGGCGATGCCGAGTGCGCCGCCCAGCTGCCGGGCCGTCATCAGCAGGCCGGTGCCGGCCGCGAAGCGCTGCGGCGGCAGTCCGGCCGAGGCCACCGTCGAGAGCGCGGTCACCACGACTCCGATGCCGAGGCCGCCGAGCAGTCCGGCCGGCAGGAAGATCTGGGCGTACGAGGTCGAGTCCGCGGCCCAGCCCCACAGCAGCAGGGCGTTGGCGGCGAAGATCAGCGATCCCACGGTGACGGCCGCCCATTGGAGCCGTGCGGGGACCCGGCGTCCCACGACGAGCGCGCCGGCCATGGCGAGGATCGCGCCCGGCGTGACGCCGAAGCCGGCTTGCAGGACCGAGTAGTCCCAGCGGTCGATGAGGTAGGACGGGCCGGTCAGCAGCCACGCGTACATGGCGGCGCCGAAGAGCAGGGCGCCGATGTTGGCGCGGGCGAAGAGCCGGTCGCGCCACAGGTCCCGGTCGACGGCCGGGGCGGGATGGCTGCGCGAGCGGCGCAGGGCCAGGGCGCCCGACAGGGCTCCGCCGATGACGAGGACGAGTACCTTCGGGTCGGTCCAGCCCCATTCGGCGCCCTGGGAGAGCCCGGCGACGACCGCGCCGATCCCGACGGCGAGGGCGACCGTACCGACGGGGTCCGGGAGCCGGCGGCCGGTGCGCGCCTCCTTGGGGACCACGCGGACCGCGGCGAGGCAGACCGCGAGGCCGAGGGGGACGTTGATCAGGAAGATCGCGCGCCAGTCCCACCATTCGACGAGCAGCCCGCCGACGCTGGGGCCGACGGCGGCGGCGAGGCCGCCCGCGGCCGACCACGCGCCGAGGGCCGCGGCCCGCCGGGCGGGCGGGGTGTGGGCGAGTACGAGGCCCAGCGCCGCCGGGATCATCCCCGCGGCGGCGGCTCCCTGGAGGGCGCGGGCCAGGATCAGCAGGTCGGCGGTGGGGGCCGCGCTGGCGGCGAGCGAGGTGAGGGTGAAGGCGAAGGTGGATCCGATGAACAGGGTGCGCCGGCCGAGGGTGTCGGCGAGGCGGCCGGCCGCGGCGAGCAGGGCGGCGAACAGTACGGCGTAGGCGCTGACGACCCAGGTCAGACGGGCCAGCGACACCTCGGGGAAAGCCCGTCCGAGGTCGGGGAAGGCGACGTTGACGACGGTGGCGTCGAGGAACGCGAGGAAGGTGACGGCGCTGGCGAGCCCGAGCATCCGCCCGGCTCCGGGTCCGGGGGCGGGGGCGGGGGCGGCTGTGGCGGCTGTGGCGGCTTCGGGCCGGGTGGCGGTCATCGGCGGGCCGCCGAAATCCCGGCGGGAGCCTGCGCGGTGGTCTGCGCGGGTGCCCCGGCTCGGGCCCTGGCCCATGGTCCGGCTTCGACTTCGACTTCGGCCGCCGTGAGGAACTCGGTGGCGGCGGCGATGATCTCGGGGGCCCGCAGGATGCGGCGGTGGCCGAGCCCGCTGGTCTCGATCAGGCGGGCCCGCTCCCCGTAGGCCGCGGCGATGCCCCGGGACTGGGAGGGCGCGGAGGTGTCGTCTTCGGTGTCGTGGATGAGCAGGATGTCCGAGGGGACCTCCTCGGGGTGGCGGCAGGCGTCGAGGCGGGGCCAGACATCGGGCTCGGCGGGGAACAGCCGGCGCTGTACGTGGCGTCGCAGGGCGTCCTCGACGGCCTGGTTGACGCCCGCGTTGGCGCGGAACCGCTCGGCGAGGAAGTCGAAGTCCGCGATGGCGCCGATCCCGACGATCCGGTCGGCCCGGATCCCGTCCCGCAGGGCGAAGAAGGTGGCCACCACGCCGAAGGAATGGGCCAGGACGGCGGAGAAGTCCCCGTGCTGCGCGTGCAGTCGGCGGATGATCTCGCGCTGCCGGAGGATGGTGGTGAACCGGCCGCCGGACTCGCCGTGGCCGGGTGCGTCGAAGGAGACGACGGTGCGGCCCTGGGCGCGCAGCGCCTCGACGAAGCCTGCGAGGCGCGAGGCGCGCGAGCTCCAACCGTGCACGACGAGCACGGGCCGGCCTCCGTCGCCCCAGCGGTAGGTGGTGACGGGTATCCCGTCCACGACGAGCCGGTCGGTCACGGCCCGGGCCATGACCTCCGCCTCGCCCGGCCGCACCGTCGGCCGGCCGAGGGGCCGCACGAACAGCGCGAACGCCGCCCGCCCGACCGGGCCGGGGGCGGCCCGGGCGGTGATGTTGAGGGTCGTGCTCAGGAGTGAAGCCATGGGAAGCATGCCCGGTTCTCCGGATCTCCTCAGAGTGGCCAGACGAATGCCTGGTCAAGATGATGAAGGGATATTAGCACGATCGTTCGTGTAGTTTTTGAGGCAGGGCTGCGCTCATCCCGCGAGGATCGCGCTGTCCGTTGTCATCCACTGGTCGGCGACAACCGGGCGGCATGGTGGCTTCGAGTCGTGACCGGAACGGGATCGTCTCCTGCTCATGGACTTCGATCCGAGGGTGGTCGGGATGGCCTCGCAGCCGTTCTGGCTCCCCTGGTACGACGGCAAGCGCAAGCGACGGCACGCGCCTGACTTCTTCGTACGCCACTTGGACAGCTCGGCGGTCGTCGTCGATGTCCGGGCCGATGCACGGATCGCGCCGAAGGACGCGGAAGCGTTCGAGTTGACGCACGCGGCCTGCCAGCAGGCGGGTTGGGAATTCGCCCGGCTTGGGACGGCGGACGCGGTGATGCCGGCAAACGTGCGGTGGTTTGTCGCGCTACCGGCACCCGCGGTGCCTGCACCGTCCTCTTGCGGGCCGGTTGCGTGAGGTCTTCACGGGGTCGGACACCTTGCTCCGTGGCGCCGACGCCGCTGGGGATCGCCTCGGGGACTCTCCCCACGTTGTTCCATCTGCTGTGGCTGAATGAGCTGGCCGCCGATGGCCTGGCGATCGAACTGCTTGGGCCACGCACGTTCGTGCGCTTGGCCGAGGGAGCGGCACGATGGCCGGGGCGAGGCGGCGTCGGGTTCAGGCTTCCTTGTCAGCGAACCTGGTCGGACTTCCCTCCGGGGCGAACGGGTGGTGGAAGGTGAAGGCGTGCGGAGCGGAGCCGTGGGCGTGGAGGTGCTCCAGCCTGGAAACCCCGTCCTGCCAGGTGGGTATCACGCCGTCGGAGATCCACCAGAACACGTAAGCCGGGTGTCCCGTCCTCTCGAACCAGTCGTAACGCCTGTTCAGCGCCTCACGGTGCAGACCGGTGTAGATGGCCTCGAAGGCGGGACGCAGGTCGGTCCAGAGTGAGAGGGTCGCGGCCAGGGCGGTGGTTTCCACCGTATGGCCCTTGCCGTACCAGGTCGGCACGGCGAACTCTCCCCATGCACCCCAGTCCAAGTCGAAGTGCGTGCCCCGGGAGCCGTCTGCCGCTTCAGCATGAGCGAGGTACCCGGGGTGCCGGCTGATCTGCGGGTAGATGGCCTCGCCGCTGTCGTGGAGTTCGCGCGTGAGAGGTGCGGGATCGGCGAGAGGTGACTTCAGGACGCCGAATGTGTACAGCGCAAGATGGGGCATGCGTCTCTCCCTGGTTGAGGGTGCCTGGACCAACTCGTCCCGTCGCGGGTGGCTCGGCCCGAAGGAACTCCTGTGCGACCGTGTGCGATCGCCGGAGACGAGGTGAAGGTAGCTGCCTCCGCGGGCCATGTCGAAGTTGCGTTTTCCCTGTCCAAGTGGCCTCTTGCGCCGGTCCTCGCGGGGGCTGGGACGGTGGCGCTGCCTGCCGTCGCGGAAGTCCGCACCGTCCCGGTGACCGCGGAGGAGCAGCATCGAAAGCTCCGCTCGGGCCGGCGGGCCGGCGGGCCGGGGCGACGCCGACGGCCTCGACCGGAGGACGCAGCGACTGGGTTCGCTGTCAGAGGACCATCGCGCGGCGGGCGCGGAGGGCGGCCTTCAGCAGCTTCTCGTCCAGCCACATCTCGCCGTCGTCCGTGGAGTCGTTGGCGGGGATGCGCTTACGCCGTTCGATCATCGCCGTCACGGCCGGCAGCAGCGGCAGGGCCTGCCCGCCCATCCGGGCGAGCCCCGCGAGGTAGAACTCGCCGACCGTGTAGTCGTCGAGGTACGGGGCCATGAGGTCGAGGAGCCGGGGCAGGACCGTGGGGCCCGCGTGCCGGAGCCAGAGCGGGGCGCACTCGGCTTGTGTCCGGCCCGGCCACCGAAAGGTGAGGTTGTACAGCTGCGCGGCCTGCCGGAAGGTCAGCGGGCCCGCGTCCAGCAGGGCGCCGAAGACCTCCGGCGCCTCGCGGAGCCTGCCCACCCCGATGGGCTTGGCCGACAGCAGTGAGGCGGCGGACGCGGCGTCGTGAACCGGGGCGCTCCCGCACCTCGCCCCGCGGACCGGGCGGGTGAACCCGATCGCGGCCAGCAGGGCGCCGTGCTCCCTCATCGCCTGCTCCGATATCGACGCCGTGGTGAGGGCATCGGCCACGGCCGGGCTGACCTCCCGCCCGCGGTGGCGGACCAGCAGGGGCAGCAGTTCGGCCGGCGCCGCCCGGAAGGCGTGGCACGCCGCGCGTGCGAGCCCGGCGCCGATGTCACGGGTCGCCGGGTCGGCCAGCAGGAGGGCCGCGAGTCCGTACGCGTGCCGCTCGCGGTCCAGCCCGCACAGCAGCCGCCCCCAGCGCTCCCCGGCGTCCGCGAGATGGAGCGCCGCTTCCCGCGCGTCGGCGAGCAGCGCCGCGTCGAGGTCCGGGCGGCTCGCGGGAGGGGCCGTGCGCAGCGCGGCCAGGTGCGCGAGGAAGCGCACGGCCGCGAGGGGGTCGTCGCGCAGGTGGGCGACGCCGTCGCGGAGGCCTTCGGCCAGGACCGTGCGCACCACCGGTTCGGTGAGTTGGCCCAGCACCGCGAGGGCGAGGTCCGGGTCCCCGGCCCGTACGAGGAGCCGCGCGGCCAGGCACCGTACCCGCTCGTCGAGGTCGCCGACCCGGAGCAGCGCGGCATGGGCCGCCTCGGGCCAGGGCCCGTCGTGGGCGAGGCTCAGGAGGAGCTCGAAGGCCCCGATGCGGACGACGGGGTCGGCCGAGCGGGTCAGTCGGAGCAGGCGGACGGCCTCGGGGCAGGACCGGTCGGCGCGCACGGCGTCCAGCACCGCGCTACGGGACGGGCCGCCTGGGGGGCGCGGCGCGCGACGGCTGGGCGCTCGGCTCCGGCCAGGACATCCCGGTCGGCGACGTCGCGGGGGTCGTCGGCGGCGGCACCCCCCCCTCGGCCCGCCGCCGCGCCGGACCGCCGCCGCGGACGGCTCACAAGGGGCGGTCCGCGATCAGGGCGGTGCCCACGGGGCGGAAGCCGAGGCGGGCGTAGACGCGGGCCACGTCCTCGTCGCCGGCCGAGAGGAAGACGGTGCGGGCTCCGCGGGCCAGG harbors:
- a CDS encoding TnsA-like heteromeric transposase endonuclease subunit; this encodes MDFDPRVVGMASQPFWLPWYDGKRKRRHAPDFFVRHLDSSAVVVDVRADARIAPKDAEAFELTHAACQQAGWEFARLGTADAVMPANVRWFVALPAPAVPAPSSCGPVA
- a CDS encoding alpha/beta hydrolase — protein: MASLLSTTLNITARAAPGPVGRAAFALFVRPLGRPTVRPGEAEVMARAVTDRLVVDGIPVTTYRWGDGGRPVLVVHGWSSRASRLAGFVEALRAQGRTVVSFDAPGHGESGGRFTTILRQREIIRRLHAQHGDFSAVLAHSFGVVATFFALRDGIRADRIVGIGAIADFDFLAERFRANAGVNQAVEDALRRHVQRRLFPAEPDVWPRLDACRHPEEVPSDILLIHDTEDDTSAPSQSRGIAAAYGERARLIETSGLGHRRILRAPEIIAAATEFLTAAEVEVEAGPWARARAGAPAQTTAQAPAGISAARR
- a CDS encoding DUF3291 domain-containing protein: MPHLALYTFGVLKSPLADPAPLTRELHDSGEAIYPQISRHPGYLAHAEAADGSRGTHFDLDWGAWGEFAVPTWYGKGHTVETTALAATLSLWTDLRPAFEAIYTGLHREALNRRYDWFERTGHPAYVFWWISDGVIPTWQDGVSRLEHLHAHGSAPHAFTFHHPFAPEGSPTRFADKEA
- a CDS encoding DHA2 family efflux MFS transporter permease subunit, encoding MTATRPEAATAATAAPAPAPGPGAGRMLGLASAVTFLAFLDATVVNVAFPDLGRAFPEVSLARLTWVVSAYAVLFAALLAAAGRLADTLGRRTLFIGSTFAFTLTSLAASAAPTADLLILARALQGAAAAGMIPAALGLVLAHTPPARRAAALGAWSAAGGLAAAVGPSVGGLLVEWWDWRAIFLINVPLGLAVCLAAVRVVPKEARTGRRLPDPVGTVALAVGIGAVVAGLSQGAEWGWTDPKVLVLVIGGALSGALALRRSRSHPAPAVDRDLWRDRLFARANIGALLFGAAMYAWLLTGPSYLIDRWDYSVLQAGFGVTPGAILAMAGALVVGRRVPARLQWAAVTVGSLIFAANALLLWGWAADSTSYAQIFLPAGLLGGLGIGVVVTALSTVASAGLPPQRFAAGTGLLMTARQLGGALGIAATAALLTGTGAGAGTGEHWRGVFLLTALAALGAAAAGWTMRRPPTRGA